A window from bacterium encodes these proteins:
- a CDS encoding HAMP domain-containing histidine kinase encodes MGVSYYYLDPVDAVPGEAKSHEAELLRVAIALNEGGTPEQVVDILFETLDSLVPFDRIGLAVLDDNGVLHSRHVRSKRPILWGPGERGVLSGSSLAPILQERKLRIINDLEAYAREHPASYSTTLLVQEGMRASLTLPLSSRRRPIGVLFFTSTQPHAYTAEQVPFLSGLAIALGLALERSEILAELQAANARLKSLDELKTNFLSNLSHELRTPLSQVLGFSYALEDETQGALSPTQHETLAQIIAGAERLSGLLHDLFDFTALQSGLLSLEKVPIDLDELLTELVAEASPAITEAGLTLSLDLEGHDLALEGDPPRLAQVFQALLDNARKFTPSPGRIEVVAGRSDAQVWVEVRDTGIGIAPEAQAQIFEKFSPLDSGPARRYPGAGLGLPLSRAIVEAHGGTITLKSELGKGTTFRVTLPSSFL; translated from the coding sequence ATGGGCGTCAGCTACTACTACCTGGACCCTGTCGATGCCGTGCCCGGCGAGGCCAAGAGCCACGAGGCCGAGCTCTTGCGCGTGGCGATCGCCCTCAACGAAGGGGGCACCCCTGAGCAGGTGGTCGACATCCTCTTCGAAACCCTTGACTCGCTCGTTCCCTTCGATCGGATCGGCCTTGCGGTGCTCGACGACAACGGGGTGCTGCACTCGCGGCACGTTAGGTCAAAGCGCCCCATCCTGTGGGGACCGGGCGAGCGCGGTGTCCTGAGCGGATCGAGCCTCGCGCCGATTCTTCAAGAGCGCAAGCTCAGGATCATCAACGACCTGGAAGCCTACGCCCGCGAGCACCCCGCCTCGTACTCGACCACGCTTCTGGTCCAAGAGGGCATGCGCGCGAGCCTCACCCTGCCGCTTTCGAGCCGCCGGCGCCCCATCGGGGTCCTCTTCTTCACCAGCACCCAGCCCCATGCCTACACCGCCGAACAGGTGCCCTTCCTCAGCGGGCTCGCGATCGCCCTCGGCCTCGCCCTGGAGCGCAGCGAGATCCTCGCCGAGCTCCAGGCGGCCAACGCTCGACTCAAGAGCCTCGACGAGCTCAAGACCAACTTCCTGAGCAACCTCAGCCACGAGCTGCGCACCCCCCTGAGCCAGGTGCTGGGGTTCAGCTACGCCCTCGAAGACGAGACCCAGGGGGCCCTGAGCCCCACCCAGCACGAAACGCTCGCCCAGATCATCGCCGGGGCCGAGCGCCTATCGGGCTTGCTGCACGACCTCTTCGACTTCACCGCGCTGCAATCGGGCCTGCTCTCGCTCGAAAAGGTCCCCATCGACCTGGACGAACTGCTCACCGAGCTTGTCGCGGAAGCCAGCCCCGCGATCACCGAGGCGGGCCTCACCCTCTCGCTCGACCTCGAAGGCCACGACCTTGCCCTCGAAGGGGATCCGCCCCGGCTGGCCCAGGTGTTCCAGGCCCTCTTGGACAACGCCCGCAAGTTCACCCCGAGCCCCGGCCGCATCGAAGTGGTCGCGGGCCGCAGCGATGCGCAGGTCTGGGTCGAGGTACGCGACACGGGCATCGGGATCGCCCCCGAAGCACAGGCGCAGATCTTCGAAAAGTTCTCGCCGCTGGACAGCGGGCCCGCACGGCGCTACCCCGGCGCGGGCCTGGGGTTGCCCCTCTCACGCGCCATCGTCGAAGCGCACGGCGGCACCATCACCCTGAAAAGCGAACTCGGCAAGGGGACGACTTTTCGCGTCACCTTGCCGAGCAGCTTTTTGTAA
- a CDS encoding S9 family peptidase has product MRKNSIVRVLGAALVAGAMLTAAPRPALAAYPIQQYLQMRTASAGVFTPDGKQIVFSTNITGVPQLWRVPREGGWPEQLTFFPDAVKGAVRSPKGDWFLFAKDNGGDERTQLNLISPDGSRTVALTNNPKAIHTFGGFSPDGKQIVYAANSRDVSFFDLYVMDLASRKSKRVLTQDGTNYALAWSPDGKGIVFSRVDTPSNANLYWLDLATGAERLLTPHTGNANYESVAFGKDGKLYFSSDEGREFTCLASLDPADPAAKVTFMTRDAIEVEGVELSDQRDRIAYLANRDGYSDLYLRVLGTPKSERVTGLPQGVISHLSWAPDGKSLVFTFSGPQHNYDVWTYDLTKKVASQVTKSSLAGIPRSTFVAPSLVKYPSFDGRQIPAFLYLPQGATKNKSLPVLVYVHGGPESQERPDFASSFQYYLSRGYAMLALNIRGSTGYGKTYTHLDDTIKRKDAIKDVEYAVRYLNASGYANPKKIAIMGGSYGGYMTLAALTMLPDLWAAGVDTVGMSNLVTFLENTGPWRRPLREAEYGSLEYDRDFLEEVSPINHVDQIKAPLMVIQGANDPRVPKSEADQIVATLRERNHPVEYLVFNDEGHGVVKLNNRIKSFTSTANFLDKYVKNRK; this is encoded by the coding sequence ATGCGCAAGAATTCCATCGTCCGGGTCCTGGGCGCCGCCCTGGTCGCGGGCGCTATGCTCACCGCCGCGCCACGTCCGGCGCTCGCAGCCTACCCGATCCAGCAGTACCTGCAGATGCGCACCGCGAGCGCAGGCGTCTTCACCCCCGACGGCAAGCAGATCGTCTTTTCGACCAACATCACCGGGGTGCCGCAGCTCTGGCGCGTGCCGCGCGAGGGGGGCTGGCCCGAGCAGCTGACGTTCTTCCCCGACGCGGTGAAGGGCGCCGTCCGCTCCCCCAAGGGCGACTGGTTCCTGTTCGCCAAGGACAACGGCGGCGATGAGCGCACCCAGCTCAACCTGATCTCGCCGGACGGCTCGCGCACGGTCGCTTTGACCAACAACCCCAAGGCCATCCATACCTTCGGGGGCTTCTCGCCCGACGGCAAGCAGATCGTCTATGCCGCCAACAGCCGCGACGTTTCGTTCTTCGACCTGTACGTGATGGACCTCGCCAGCCGCAAGTCCAAGCGCGTGCTGACCCAGGACGGCACCAACTACGCGCTTGCCTGGTCGCCCGACGGCAAGGGGATCGTCTTCAGCCGCGTGGACACGCCCTCCAACGCCAACCTCTACTGGCTGGACCTGGCCACGGGTGCCGAGCGCTTGCTCACCCCCCACACGGGCAACGCCAACTACGAGTCGGTGGCCTTCGGCAAGGACGGTAAGCTCTACTTCAGCTCTGACGAGGGCCGCGAGTTCACTTGCCTTGCGAGCCTCGACCCGGCCGATCCCGCGGCCAAGGTCACCTTCATGACCCGCGACGCCATCGAGGTCGAGGGCGTCGAGCTCAGCGACCAGCGCGATCGCATCGCCTACCTCGCCAACCGTGACGGCTACTCGGATCTCTACCTGCGTGTCCTCGGCACGCCCAAGTCCGAGCGGGTCACGGGGCTGCCCCAGGGCGTCATCAGCCACCTGAGCTGGGCGCCGGACGGCAAGAGTCTGGTCTTCACCTTCAGCGGTCCCCAGCACAACTACGACGTCTGGACCTACGACCTGACCAAGAAGGTCGCAAGCCAGGTGACCAAGAGCTCGCTCGCAGGCATCCCGCGCAGCACCTTCGTGGCGCCCTCGCTGGTCAAGTACCCGTCGTTCGACGGCCGCCAGATCCCGGCCTTCCTGTACCTGCCCCAGGGGGCGACCAAGAACAAGTCGCTGCCCGTGCTCGTCTACGTCCACGGCGGTCCCGAGAGCCAGGAGCGCCCGGACTTCGCGAGCTCGTTCCAGTACTACCTGAGCCGCGGCTACGCCATGCTGGCCCTCAACATCCGTGGCAGCACGGGCTACGGCAAGACCTACACCCACCTGGACGACACCATCAAGCGCAAGGATGCCATCAAGGACGTGGAGTACGCCGTGCGCTACCTCAACGCCTCGGGCTACGCCAACCCCAAGAAGATCGCGATCATGGGCGGCAGCTACGGCGGCTACATGACCCTCGCGGCGCTGACCATGCTGCCTGATCTCTGGGCGGCGGGGGTCGACACGGTGGGCATGTCCAACCTGGTCACCTTCCTTGAGAACACCGGCCCCTGGCGCCGCCCGCTGCGCGAGGCGGAGTACGGCAGCCTTGAATACGACCGGGACTTCCTTGAAGAGGTCTCGCCCATCAACCACGTGGACCAGATCAAGGCGCCCCTCATGGTCATCCAGGGCGCCAACGACCCGCGCGTGCCCAAGAGCGAGGCCGACCAGATCGTGGCGACCCTGCGCGAGCGGAACCACCCGGTCGAGTACCTGGTCTTCAACGACGAGGGCCATGGGGTGGTGAAGCTGAACAACCGCATCAAGAGCTTCACGAGCACGGCCAACTTCCTGGACAAGTACGTCAAGAACCGGAAGTAA
- a CDS encoding DMT family transporter, with the protein MLGSSLCFAVMGAFVKQASLTLPILEVSFFRAFGGLVMIAAWMILTGESFAARDKGILIWRGVLGWAALTAFFFGISTLYLADAVLLNYTSPFFTAIIATFVLGERLSRPSVLALLLASAGVAFVVGPKGGFLHWEALVALSSGLFAAFAYVAVKRATARNSHWIIVLYFSAVASLLTLPLMAPTFRFPTPLEWGLLSGVAVSATIAQVFMTLGYQHARATTASIVSLFTPFIAALLGLLFFKDVPTWATWLGGGLILAAGTLLTRDKST; encoded by the coding sequence ATGCTGGGAAGCAGCCTGTGCTTCGCCGTCATGGGGGCCTTCGTCAAGCAGGCGAGCCTTACCCTACCTATCCTGGAGGTCTCCTTCTTCCGGGCCTTCGGAGGGCTGGTGATGATTGCCGCCTGGATGATCCTGACGGGGGAGTCCTTCGCCGCACGGGACAAGGGGATCCTCATCTGGCGCGGGGTGCTCGGCTGGGCGGCGCTGACCGCCTTCTTCTTCGGGATCTCGACCCTTTACCTGGCCGATGCGGTCCTGTTGAACTACACCTCGCCGTTCTTCACCGCGATCATCGCGACCTTCGTGCTCGGCGAGCGCCTGTCGCGCCCGAGCGTCCTCGCGCTGCTCTTGGCGAGTGCGGGAGTGGCCTTCGTGGTGGGGCCCAAGGGGGGCTTTTTGCACTGGGAGGCCCTGGTGGCCCTCAGCTCCGGCCTGTTCGCGGCCTTCGCCTACGTGGCGGTCAAGCGCGCGACCGCCCGCAACAGCCACTGGATAATCGTCCTCTACTTCTCGGCGGTCGCCTCGCTCTTGACCCTGCCGCTGATGGCGCCGACCTTCCGCTTTCCGACCCCGCTCGAATGGGGGCTGCTCTCGGGGGTGGCCGTGTCGGCCACGATCGCTCAGGTCTTCATGACGCTTGGGTATCAGCATGCGCGGGCGACGACGGCGAGCATCGTCTCGCTCTTCACCCCGTTCATCGCGGCTTTGCTCGGTCTCCTCTTCTTCAAGGACGTGCCCACATGGGCCACATGGCTGGGTGGGGGCTTGATCCTGGCGGCGGGCACGCTCTTGACCCGCGACAAGAGCACCTGA